One Trichocoleus sp. genomic window carries:
- a CDS encoding aminotransferase class I/II-fold pyridoxal phosphate-dependent enzyme gives MMSFADRQANTPLLNTLQTAATQMRAAFHTPGHKRGQGTPDLLKDWLGAAVFQADLPELPELDNLFNPEGVIQAAQILAAEAFGAEQSWFLANGSTCGIEAAVLAVCNPGDKIVLPRNVHQSAISALILSGAIPVFVEPADDPKWGIAHTVTPAAVEAALAQHPDSKAVMLVSPTYYGVCADVRTIAQITHSHHIPLLIDEAHGAHFAFHPGLPPAALASGADLVVQSTHKVLSALTQAAMLHVQGDRLNRDRLQRTLQLVQSTSPSYLLLASLDAARHQMVTEGKSLLSQTLELAQLARTRISQIPGLRVFSIDRPAPPGCFALDQTRITIDVSGLGITGFTADEILHQKLNVTVELPGLHHLTLILTIGNTLADIDRLIQACQILARDFHAPATPRPPFPPSLPLPAAPLSPRDAFFSPTLTRPAPQAIGHLSAELICPYPPGIPVLFPGEVITAEAIEVLQQVQSAGGVITGCTDPTLQTLKVLAL, from the coding sequence ATGATGTCGTTTGCCGATCGCCAAGCAAACACTCCCTTACTCAATACCCTACAGACCGCCGCAACTCAGATGCGAGCTGCCTTTCATACCCCCGGACATAAGCGAGGACAGGGAACCCCCGATCTGTTAAAGGATTGGCTCGGTGCAGCCGTCTTTCAGGCAGACCTACCCGAACTACCAGAACTGGACAATCTGTTTAACCCGGAGGGCGTGATTCAAGCAGCCCAAATTCTGGCAGCAGAAGCGTTTGGGGCAGAGCAGTCGTGGTTTTTAGCGAATGGTTCAACCTGCGGTATTGAGGCAGCAGTTCTCGCAGTTTGCAATCCGGGCGACAAGATTGTTCTGCCCCGGAACGTGCATCAGTCTGCCATTTCTGCTCTAATTCTCTCCGGCGCAATTCCTGTCTTTGTTGAACCTGCTGATGATCCAAAGTGGGGCATTGCTCACACCGTCACACCCGCTGCGGTCGAGGCAGCCTTGGCGCAACATCCAGACAGCAAAGCTGTGATGCTTGTCTCTCCGACCTATTATGGGGTCTGTGCGGATGTCAGAACGATCGCCCAAATTACCCATTCCCACCATATTCCGCTGCTAATTGACGAAGCCCACGGCGCTCATTTCGCTTTTCATCCCGGTTTACCACCCGCAGCACTGGCATCTGGCGCAGATCTGGTTGTGCAATCAACCCACAAAGTTCTATCTGCTTTAACGCAAGCTGCAATGCTTCATGTTCAAGGCGATCGGCTCAATCGCGATCGGCTACAGCGAACTCTGCAACTCGTCCAATCCACCAGTCCCAGCTATTTGCTGCTGGCTTCTCTTGATGCTGCCCGCCACCAGATGGTAACTGAGGGCAAATCTTTGTTGAGTCAGACACTAGAACTTGCTCAGCTTGCCCGCACCCGGATTAGCCAAATTCCTGGCCTCCGAGTCTTTTCAATTGATCGTCCCGCCCCACCGGGCTGCTTTGCCCTCGATCAAACTCGCATCACCATTGATGTCTCTGGACTGGGCATCACCGGATTCACTGCCGACGAAATCCTGCACCAAAAACTCAACGTTACTGTCGAACTGCCTGGGCTTCATCACCTCACCTTGATTTTGACGATCGGCAATACTCTTGCTGACATCGATCGTCTGATCCAGGCATGTCAAATTCTTGCCAGAGATTTTCACGCTCCTGCGACCCCCCGTCCCCCTTTTCCGCCATCCTTACCGCTGCCTGCTGCCCCCCTCTCTCCCCGCGATGCCTTCTTCTCCCCCACATTGACCCGCCCTGCTCCACAAGCGATCGGTCATCTCAGTGCCGAGCTCATTTGCCCCTATCCCCCCGGCATCCCAGTTTTATTTCCAGGTGAAGTCATCACCGCAGAGGCGATCGAAGTGTTACAGCAAGTTCAATCTGCTGGCGGCGTGATTACAGGCTGCACCGACCCAACCCTCCAAACCTTAAAAGTGCTTGCTCTGTAA
- the cbiT gene encoding precorrin-6Y C5,15-methyltransferase subunit CbiT — MSLPLWQYVTPGIPDHLFEQLPGIPLSKREIRLLMISHLRLKPDSLLWDIGAGTGTIPVEAGLLCPQGQIIAIERDEEVASLIRRNCDRFGVKNVQIVEGSAPGCLKDLQDAPDCVCIEGGRPIKAILQAVWERLRPEGRIVATANNFESLYAISEGLAELQVRNIEVVQSAVNRLETRGNHQVFAAVDPTFVLSGEKLD; from the coding sequence ATGTCCCTCCCTCTCTGGCAATACGTAACTCCTGGCATCCCCGATCATTTGTTCGAGCAACTTCCGGGTATTCCGCTCAGCAAGCGTGAAATTCGACTGCTGATGATTTCGCATTTGCGGCTCAAGCCTGATTCTCTTCTCTGGGACATTGGTGCAGGCACAGGCACGATTCCTGTAGAAGCAGGGTTGCTCTGTCCGCAGGGACAAATTATTGCGATCGAGCGAGATGAGGAAGTTGCTAGCTTAATTCGCCGGAACTGCGATCGGTTTGGGGTGAAGAACGTACAGATTGTTGAAGGGAGTGCGCCTGGATGTCTCAAGGATTTGCAGGACGCGCCAGATTGCGTTTGTATCGAGGGAGGTCGCCCGATCAAAGCCATTCTGCAAGCAGTATGGGAGCGGCTTCGGCCAGAAGGCAGGATTGTGGCAACGGCAAACAACTTCGAGAGCCTTTATGCAATCTCGGAGGGCTTGGCGGAACTGCAAGTTCGCAACATTGAAGTCGTGCAGTCGGCTGTGAACCGTCTGGAAACAAGAGGAAATCATCAGGTCTTTGCAGCCGTTGATCCAACTTTTGTCTTAAGTGGAGAAAAACTAGACTAG